TTGGGAGGGTGTTGTATTAGCAGCTCGCTATGAATAAATCTCCCTTTTCATAACACGCTGGCCAGGGATAAATAGCTTTGGGGAGGTGAGGctgggccccggccgcacgccctCCGTCCCTCTGGGGAGGGGAACACCCGGAGCCCCGCTCGGAAaccgggatggtgggattggggacggggtgggtgggggggggggtgtccctctCGCTCCCGGAATCCCCAGGGATGGCAGGGCGAGGCATCTGCTCGACGCCTCCTGCGCTCGCTGCTCCTGGCGGGACGGGCAGGCGGGGGCCAGGCGTGGCTGATGCGTGGGTGGGACacgcgtggggggggggggggctaggCTGGGGGGCACCCCCAGCCCGCCAAGGGATGCCTCCGGCGGGGTAGAAGCcgggcagcaggaggagggggaggaggaggaggaggaggaggaggaggaggacggcggTGCTGGCAGCGGCCGCCCCCgtcccgccgcggcccgccccgccgcagccgccgggcACCGggcaggaggaggcggcggcggcgcgcatggaggcggcggcggcggtcccggccccgggcggcggccccggTACACTGCTGTTCTGCCTGGCCCTCGCCTCCGGTAAGCACGGGGCACCCGAGGCGGCGCGGCTCGGCACGggcgtccccccgccccgccacggtcccggtcccggtcccggtctgCCCCTGCCCGGCTGGATGCACTCCGGGGCCGGCCGAGTGCTCCCCCCAGTCCCGgcccggtgccccccgcccctgcccggcGCCACCTCTCGTCCCGGCCCCGTCCTCTCTCTGTTCCAGCCCGGGCCGGTCCCGGTGCTGCCCCTGTCCCGTCCCGCTGCTTCCCGGTCCCACGCTGGTGGTCCTCCACCTGCCTCCCGGTTCCATCCCGCTGCTCCCCTGGTCCCGTCCCGCTGATCCCCTGtatcccccccatcccaccccatcccgaTGCTGCCCCTGTCCCATCCCAGTGCTCGCCGTGCCCACCCTGGTGTTTCTCCAGTCCCACCCCAGTGACTCCCTGTGTCCCCCGGACGATCCCGTCCCAGTCCTTCCCCCATGCCCAGCCTGGTGTTTACCCAGTCCTGTCCCTGTGCTCCCCCATGCATCCCTGCACCCATCCCAATGCTCCCCCCATGTGCCTCCAGTTCCCATCCTGGTGCTCCCCACCATCCCATCCCAGTGCTCCGCCATGCCCGGTGCCGGCTTGGCTCCGAATCCCTGAATCCCTTGGGACCAGCATGGGGTCGGCGTGTCCTGGCTGGATCCTGGAGCGGAGCTGGGAATGCTTTTACCACCTGTTGATGGGACACTGCTCACGGATGCCTGAATACCTGTGTGTCGCCGTCCTTGGCAGGGATGGGGGATgccagggaggtgggggggacgggggacgacCAGTACCTATTCAGCAGGTGCATGAGTGTCCCCGTGTTAGTTCCTACGTGTGTGGGAAGCGGGCAAAGCAGGCGGCTGCCTGCTCAGGGCTGACAGGAGATAACCGCAGGTAGGGCTGAACATCAGCCGGGCTTGGCGATACCCGCCCCGGCAGAGTGCGCCAGCCCCGGGGGTTTCGGGGGAGCCTTCCCCTCCGCCAGGAGCAGTTTGGGTTTGGCCCTTTGGCAGGGCTGGTGACAGCGCTCGGCAAAACCTGTCAAACCTGTGCTGGCAGGAGGAAATCAAGGGTGGCCGACCTGTTTTAGGGCTGGGGTGACCATCAGACCAGGCAATTCCCTGGGCGGTTGCTCTCCTGCAATTTGGGCTTTCCCAGGGGAGTGAGGGGGGTGTTACGGCCAAATAATCCGGTGTTTGGGATGCTTTCCTGGGTTATCTCCAGCTGCTCGGGAAAGGATGCAGCCTTAGAtagcagagccaggctctccgTGCATAAAAGAGATGAGGTTGCTTTGtgcccacagctcctgggtgctgAGATctgggggtcggggggggggcaCCTCCCCCCCCAAGCTGGCGGTGCCACCAGGGCAGTCCTCGCCAAGGGGCTGCCAGCCCAGAGGATGCCGAAGCCCTGCATCTGGTTGCAATAAGGGTGGGGATCTCGTCTTGGTGGGGATCTTTCCATGCCGAGCTGCGAACTCGGTCACCGGGGGTGAAGTCAGCCTCCCGCCCTGCGCTGCTGTGTGCCCGCGCCGCCCGCAGCTGGTTCCCAGGGGGGTGCAGCTGCCCCGTGGCTCATCCTCTGgctcccgccgggcagctcccacCCCGCTGCCTGGGCTGGACGGGGTGGTGGGATCTGTCCCCTCCCTGCCGGGCTCTTTCGGCTGGGGAGGGGATGCTCACTGGTGGGGAAGCCCCAGTGGAGGCTCAGCCCTGGCCTCGTTGCAGCTCTGTTACCCAAAGCACGTCGTTAGCACGCCAGTGGCTATATATAGCCAGGAGGGACACGTGTGCTGAGACCGTCTCTGCTGTGGGACGGGGGGGACACCGGAGGCTTggcggggcagcccccccccagctgctgccagggtgCCGAAGGGCCGGATGGGGAAACGGGTACTGGGGGATGAGGCTGCCCGGGCTCGGCTGCCCAAACTTCCCCCTTTCCGGGAGGCCTCGACGTGGCCGAGCTGCAAAGTGCACCCACTCAGGCTGGAAACATGCCCTGCCTCGGTGTGCCACCCCCGTGGGAGCCACCCAGCACCCTACCACATCAGGGAGGACCTGTCCCCGCTCCCCTGGGTGCCACCGCAGAGGGGTGAATCCCTGGGGAGGGCCGGGCTGGGAGCAGGGCCGTGCTGAGTCAGTGCTGGTATGCCAGCAATCCGGTTACCGCTGCCATGACGTGCCAGTGCTGAGCCGGCCCTCGGCTTCGTCCCGTGCCACGGCGAGCATGGTTGCCCCCTTCCCAGCTCGGTTCGTGCCAGGCATCCCATGCCCCGGTGCAGCAGCGAGTGATGTTGCAATGGGGATTTAGAACTTGCACACTGGAAGCAACTGGGCTTTGGTGGGTGCTGAATCGCAGTGCCGCTGTCTCCTCGCTCCCACGGCCGGTGCATTTTTCAGCGGCCCTGAAACCCAGGCTCTTCAAAAAGGGCAGTGCAGCGAGCCAGACCTCCCTGGGGATCCCTCCCTGCATCCTCCCCGGGCAAAGgggctgctggctgcctgcaggcagggctgtgccccccAAAACCCGCCCCGCTGGCTCCTGGACCCCCGTGCTGGGGCGTTGGTGGGTGGAGGAGGCAGGCGGGGACCGACTTTCCCTTCTCCTCGCCCCTGGGGAAAAGCTGATGCTGTCAGGGAAGGGGGGCCGTGGGCGCAGCTGCGGAGCCCTCTGCCAGTCCCCTCCCTGCGGCAAGGGCCGGGAGAGCGGCTGTGGCGGGGTGGCGGCGGCGATGCCGGGGTTCTGGCCGGGCTCCCCCTCTGAGCCGCCTCCGCTGTGTTTCAGGCTTGGCGTTTTTCAGTTGCGTGGGCGCCGACGCCAACGTCACTGACAGCCACGGCACGGAGGGGCTCGCCTGCGGCATGGCTGAGAACTGCACAGGTAAGGTGGCGGTGCTCGGGGGAGCCGGCAGCGTTGGACGGGAGCTGGGCGGTGCGGGGGAGAGGGCCGGGATGGAGGACGGGCAGGGTGTTTTGTCTAGCGTAGCCGTGTGGCATCCACCGAGCTGGGAAGCGGCCAGGACCGGCACGCCATGGCCAAGGACAACAGGTGCCGGCGGCTCTTTGCAGCTGGCCGGGCTCGGACCTGCCGTGGCGGTGGACCAGCTCCGGGATGCTGCCGCCTCCGGGCAGAACCGTAAcgcccggggggggcggggattTCTTTGTCCTTGTCACCCCCAGGGAATGTGACGCAGCTGAGGCGGCAGGGTCACTTCTCCAGGTGCCCAGAGGAGTACAAGCACTACTGCATCAGAGGGAGATGCCGCTTCCTCGTGGCCGAGAAGGCACCGGCCTGCGTGTAAGCCGCCGCCGGCGCGGACGCGGTGGCACGGGGTGGGGAGGACGGACACGTCCTCGTGTGTCTCGACTCGTGTGTCACTGACTCGACACGAGCGAgcgggaggagggaggcaggggcacCGCGGCGGTTTTTTggacaccccccacacacaccttctGCCTCCCCTGTGCCGCGGGGCAGGTGCGAGCGAGGCTACACGGGGGCTCGCTGCGAGAGGGTGGACATCTTCTACCTGCGAGGTGACCGGGGCCAGATCGTGATCATCTCCTTGATCGCCGCCATCGTCACCCTCATCGTCCTCATCGTCTGCGCCTGCCTTTGCAGTCAGTACGTTGGGGGACAGGGCGAGGggcgggaagggaaggggcagcccTGGATTGGGAGCGAATCCTGCCCACCTCCGCCGGCTTGGGGCAGGTTGAATTTGGGCTGCCCTGTTCAGGTGGGACACGGCCTCTGAGGGTGCCGGGAGGTGCACGGGGCATCGCTTCGGGGCTGGAAACCACGTGCGATCCCATGCAGAGCTTCTGCAAGGTgaaagcagagggaggaggaggagcagcattGCTGCCATGCctcattctgccttttttttttttcccggttTTAATTAttaccgcccccccccccctcaagccACTGTCGGAAGCAGCGtaggaagagaaaggcagaagagatggAGACGTTAAACAAGAATTTGCCTTCCAAAAGCGAGGACGTGCTGGAGACGGGCATTGCGTGAAggtgcgtggggctgggggctgggggggggggggtggtggccGAGCCCGGGGTGACGGGAGATCCCCCCCTTCGTTGGGGGCGGCCGCTGAGGCCGAAGACCTCCCCTGTCTCCACAGGAGCTCCAGGTACCTGCGGGCGGGTCCCGGACGGCGGCACCGGCTGGCTCGATGGGCGAGGGCTAAACCTTACGACGGCTTGAATAAAGGGGTGACGGAAAGGTGTCCACGTGTCGCCACGGTCCTTACGGGACCCTCTTGCCATCACCCCCCACcagcggggtggggtgggggtgtgggggtggggggggtgtgtcagGCCCAGCCGTGCCGCTGCGCTCCCCAAatcgcccccccctccccgacccaccccccaccccccccccgcagcgaCATTTTCCCGCCATTTCGCCAGCCTCCCAGATGCGGGGGCCCGGCCTTTCCCCCgccggcacagcccccagccccggccagGCCAACGGGGCACGGGAAGATCTCACCGGTGCCGGTAGCGGGGGGCTGCGGTGCCGCCCCGAGGCCGACAGGGGGCGCTGCGCCGTGCCgtgcctcccccgccgccgcccacccccacccccacccccgtccgccagggggcgccgccgtGCGGGGCAGGTGCGCGGAGGCCCCCGAGGCTTTAAAACCCCCtcgcggccgccagggggcgccgccgccgccgccgccgcgggaagggcggcggcggcggcggcggg
This region of Aptenodytes patagonicus chromosome 4, bAptPat1.pri.cur, whole genome shotgun sequence genomic DNA includes:
- the BTC gene encoding probetacellulin; amino-acid sequence: MEAAAAVPAPGGGPGTLLFCLALASGLAFFSCVGADANVTDSHGTEGLACGMAENCTGNVTQLRRQGHFSRCPEEYKHYCIRGRCRFLVAEKAPACVCERGYTGARCERVDIFYLRGDRGQIVIISLIAAIVTLIVLIVCACLCSHHCRKQRRKRKAEEMETLNKNLPSKSEDVLETGIA